The following coding sequences are from one Methanobacterium sp. window:
- a CDS encoding MIP/aquaporin family protein yields MISLKKRFLAELIGTFFLVYIGAGAAAITLMISSGAPLPNTFNIGIGSLGGLGDWLAIGLAFGLTVAVLIYAIGHISGCHINPAVTIGLWATRKFPASDVVPYIVAQLIGASLASFLFAASAGMGAVTIGGLGATAPFEGIGYFQAILVEAIGTFLLMLVIMGSAVDKRAAPGFAGIAIGFTVAGVITTIGNITGASINPARTFGPYLGDLVLGGSNLWQYFPIYVVGPIVGAVIAAFVYDYISSEEKLPYRGITGENKRKM; encoded by the coding sequence ATGATTTCTTTAAAAAAAAGGTTTTTAGCAGAACTAATAGGAACTTTCTTCCTTGTATATATAGGGGCGGGTGCTGCAGCTATAACATTAATGATCAGCAGTGGGGCGCCTCTTCCAAATACATTTAATATAGGTATAGGTAGTTTAGGCGGATTAGGGGACTGGTTAGCCATAGGTTTAGCTTTTGGTTTAACTGTCGCTGTTCTAATTTACGCTATTGGCCATATTTCGGGGTGTCATATAAATCCTGCAGTTACAATTGGTCTTTGGGCTACAAGAAAATTCCCTGCAAGTGATGTTGTTCCATATATTGTTGCACAGTTAATTGGAGCATCTCTTGCAAGTTTCTTATTTGCTGCAAGTGCAGGTATGGGTGCAGTTACTATTGGAGGGCTTGGAGCAACTGCCCCCTTTGAAGGAATTGGATACTTTCAGGCGATACTTGTTGAAGCAATAGGTACATTTCTCCTTATGCTTGTTATAATGGGATCAGCAGTTGATAAAAGAGCTGCTCCTGGATTTGCAGGTATTGCAATTGGTTTTACAGTAGCAGGAGTCATAACAACAATAGGAAATATTACAGGAGCTTCAATCAACCCTGCAAGGACATTTGGACCCTATTTGGGGGATCTTGTTCTTGGTGGAAGTAATCTATGGCAATATTTCCCAATATATGTAGTTGGGCCCATTGTAGGGGCTGTAATTGCAGCATTTGTATATGATTATATCTCATCGGAAGAAAAATTGCCTTATAGGGGAATTACTGGAGAAAATAAAAGGAAAATGTAG
- a CDS encoding DUF2180 family protein gives MKCYMCALEGKDTDALAICIVCGMGVCMDHLIREELEIWEGDYPFPSKRFEKTLPRFLCEWCYEAYQSG, from the coding sequence ATGAAATGTTACATGTGTGCTTTAGAAGGGAAAGATACAGATGCACTGGCCATTTGCATAGTCTGTGGAATGGGTGTCTGTATGGATCACCTTATTAGAGAAGAACTTGAAATCTGGGAAGGCGATTATCCATTCCCTTCAAAGAGATTTGAAAAGACATTGCCCCGATTTTTATGTGAATGGTGCTATGAAGCATATCAAAGCGGTTAA
- a CDS encoding 30S ribosomal protein S15 has translation MAIKPEWIEYSNEEIEEIILKLTKEGNSTSKIGIILRDQYGIPNVKLVTGKKITQILADHGQELKYPEDLMNLIRRAVNIRDHLEENPKDLHTRRGLRIIESKIRRLVRYYVREGVLPEGWRYDPRSAALLVK, from the coding sequence ATGGCAATAAAGCCTGAATGGATTGAATATTCAAACGAAGAAATTGAAGAGATAATTTTAAAACTCACAAAAGAAGGTAACTCCACAAGTAAAATTGGGATAATTTTAAGAGACCAGTATGGTATTCCCAATGTGAAACTTGTAACCGGGAAGAAAATAACCCAAATACTTGCAGACCACGGCCAGGAACTTAAATACCCTGAAGATCTTATGAATCTCATAAGAAGAGCAGTTAATATAAGGGACCATCTTGAAGAAAATCCAAAAGACCTTCACACAAGAAGAGGACTAAGAATTATCGAATCAAAAATAAGAAGATTAGTCAGATACTACGTAAGAGAAGGCGTACTTCCTGAAGGATGGAGATATGACCCAAGAAGCGCAGCACTCCTTGTTAAATAG
- a CDS encoding aconitase X catalytic domain-containing protein has protein sequence MYLTPEEEKMEAGEYGAAVQKSMEILIALGEIYNAERLVDITSAQIAGVSYKTIGDAGLEFLEDMAKDARVIVPSTLNPAGVDLERRDLGFSKEFTDRQLKIIEAYRKMDITTTCTCTPYLVGNVPVKGDHVAWSESSAVAYVNSVIGAKTNREGGPGALSAAICGKTAEYGFHLDENRKANLIVEVEDEIKGADYGAIGYLVGKAVGDGVPYFKFQNRSSINDLKSLGAALASSGAVALYHVEHLTPEYKEALQGLEVSDLEKISIDRADINETREKLSTASGKPDLICLGCPHSSIE, from the coding sequence ATGTACCTCACACCAGAAGAAGAGAAAATGGAGGCAGGGGAATACGGAGCTGCCGTTCAAAAGAGTATGGAAATTCTTATAGCATTAGGCGAAATCTACAACGCCGAAAGACTGGTTGATATAACATCAGCCCAGATAGCAGGGGTTTCATATAAAACCATTGGAGATGCTGGACTGGAATTCCTGGAAGACATGGCTAAAGATGCCAGAGTCATAGTTCCATCCACTCTAAATCCTGCTGGTGTGGACCTTGAAAGGAGAGACCTTGGATTTTCAAAGGAATTCACAGATAGGCAGTTGAAGATAATCGAGGCCTACAGAAAAATGGATATCACCACAACATGCACCTGTACGCCATATCTCGTTGGAAACGTTCCAGTTAAAGGGGATCATGTTGCATGGTCAGAATCATCCGCCGTGGCCTACGTGAATTCAGTTATAGGCGCTAAGACCAACCGTGAAGGTGGACCGGGGGCGCTTTCAGCCGCGATTTGTGGTAAAACCGCTGAATACGGTTTTCATCTTGATGAGAATCGTAAAGCAAACTTAATTGTTGAAGTTGAGGATGAAATTAAAGGTGCAGATTACGGCGCCATCGGCTATTTAGTTGGTAAAGCGGTGGGAGATGGTGTTCCTTATTTTAAATTCCAGAATAGATCCTCTATAAATGATCTTAAAAGTTTAGGGGCTGCCCTTGCATCATCCGGCGCTGTGGCGCTTTATCATGTTGAACATTTAACTCCAGAGTACAAAGAAGCCCTCCAGGGATTAGAAGTCAGTGATTTAGAAAAGATCAGTATTGATAGAGCTGATATTAACGAAACAAGGGAAAAACTTTCAACTGCAAGTGGAAAACCCGATCTTATCTGTTTAGGATGTCCTCACTCATCAATTGAAG
- a CDS encoding stage II sporulation protein M: MFLDGIEVKIQMPMDITLDYILNQFIYYLGAVSLGIFLNNLVLMILCIFSGFALIPVILIGLFMKMGTTTFFIVEKLGFTGILVLIGSFHIYFEFLAALLAIDAFFKFYISFISSIRQHDITVFKEDVLKEFLPIFLRIILLLAFAAILEVFWSTWWVYILTDHYISWYEFYFGAYSVLLI, translated from the coding sequence ATGTTTCTGGATGGCATTGAAGTGAAAATACAGATGCCTATGGATATTACATTAGATTATATTTTGAATCAGTTTATTTACTATCTTGGCGCCGTTTCATTGGGTATTTTTTTAAATAATCTGGTTTTAATGATTTTATGTATTTTTTCAGGGTTTGCCCTAATCCCAGTTATTTTAATTGGTCTTTTCATGAAAATGGGAACTACAACATTTTTTATTGTTGAAAAACTGGGTTTTACAGGAATTTTGGTTCTTATAGGTTCATTTCATATTTACTTCGAGTTTTTAGCCGCACTTCTGGCTATTGACGCCTTTTTTAAGTTTTATATTTCCTTTATAAGTTCAATAAGGCAACATGATATCACTGTATTTAAGGAAGATGTTTTAAAAGAATTTTTACCTATATTTTTGCGGATTATATTGCTTTTAGCATTCGCAGCTATTTTAGAGGTTTTCTGGAGCACATGGTGGGTTTACATACTCACAGATCATTATATTTCATGGTATGAGTTTTATTTTGGCGCATATTCTGTTCTTTTAATTTAG
- a CDS encoding helix-turn-helix transcriptional regulator, whose protein sequence is MRTRIKEFRARYNLTQAELAEKVGVRRETIVFLEKGKYNPSLKLAHDIAVALNSNIDELFIFDDEEEKKDD, encoded by the coding sequence ATGAGAACAAGAATTAAAGAATTCAGGGCCAGATACAATTTAACCCAGGCAGAACTTGCAGAAAAGGTAGGGGTTAGAAGAGAAACTATAGTTTTTCTTGAAAAAGGAAAATATAACCCATCTTTAAAATTAGCTCATGATATTGCAGTAGCTTTAAATTCTAATATTGATGAGCTCTTTATTTTTGATGATGAGGAAGAAAAAAAAGATGATTAG
- a CDS encoding TIGR00303 family protein yields MNNIKCYGSSEILKRLENKDPLFLCVIATTKTSNIPGITGAGATPELTDYTPAADLELVIHGAPKCLPEIPQTIVGDDVAPTPAVITKACLELADIPLMVADAGAGIKPDLPYIKLGNEPGKDIRTGKAVPNAKELFDKGVMLGKTLSKLTDHLVIGESTPAGTTTALGVLTALGYDARMKVSGSMPKNPHDLKQEVVLEGLKAAGYEEGDIVEDALRAVEIVGDPMIPAVAGILIGSSVPVTLAGGTQMTAVCSVIKNVDPAFDFSSICIATTIFVAEDETADINYIVDQIADISVFAVDPEFEKSTVSGLKSYLNGSVKEGVGAGGAMMAATLKGADMEDIREKIEDLCKKIF; encoded by the coding sequence ATGAACAATATAAAATGCTACGGCTCATCAGAAATTCTCAAGAGACTTGAAAATAAGGATCCTTTATTTTTATGTGTTATTGCAACTACAAAGACATCCAATATTCCTGGAATAACTGGTGCTGGTGCTACACCTGAACTTACTGATTATACACCCGCAGCTGATTTAGAACTTGTGATACATGGAGCACCTAAATGTCTTCCAGAAATTCCCCAAACAATAGTTGGAGATGATGTGGCCCCAACACCGGCCGTAATAACAAAAGCATGTCTTGAACTTGCTGATATACCATTAATGGTTGCTGATGCTGGCGCTGGAATAAAACCAGATTTGCCTTATATTAAATTGGGTAATGAACCTGGAAAAGATATAAGAACCGGAAAAGCTGTTCCCAACGCGAAGGAATTATTTGACAAAGGTGTGATGCTTGGTAAAACTTTATCCAAACTTACTGATCATCTTGTAATTGGAGAAAGCACCCCTGCAGGTACAACTACTGCTCTGGGAGTTTTAACAGCTCTCGGATACGATGCGAGAATGAAGGTAAGCGGCAGCATGCCGAAAAACCCCCATGATTTAAAACAAGAGGTAGTTTTAGAAGGGCTTAAAGCAGCAGGATATGAAGAAGGCGATATTGTGGAGGACGCTCTTAGAGCAGTTGAAATTGTGGGAGATCCAATGATCCCGGCTGTTGCAGGGATTTTAATTGGTTCATCTGTTCCAGTCACGCTAGCAGGCGGCACACAGATGACTGCGGTGTGTTCTGTTATTAAAAACGTTGATCCTGCCTTTGATTTCTCCAGTATATGTATTGCAACAACCATTTTTGTTGCAGAGGATGAAACAGCAGATATTAATTATATTGTGGACCAAATAGCAGATATCTCTGTTTTTGCAGTTGATCCAGAATTCGAAAAATCAACTGTATCAGGGCTTAAAAGTTATTTAAATGGTTCTGTGAAGGAAGGAGTAGGTGCTGGCGGTGCTATGATGGCTGCAACATTAAAAGGTGCTGATATGGAAGATATAAGGGAGAAAATTGAGGATCTTTGTAAAAAGATCTTCTAA
- a CDS encoding DHH family phosphoesterase, which translates to MTQEAQHSLLNRADEACSLIKEHIEKDHIVRIISHNDSDGLSAAGVMCNAISKQGGKFHATIVPRLKEEFIKKLRQERYKLFVFCDMGSPYPQLISKFKADSVIADHHQVLSEDEEKYDNVVHVNPHLFGLDGTRDISASGVSYLSVKGMNNVDLSGLALVGAFGDMQCQEEITGVNRMILDEGLNAGVIEEREDLKITYKREEPIYKSLAYTFNPALKGISGDPEGAKAFLQDHGLSYGIKFEDLSNEERDILKEELIKVNPKIFSKTYSVPDEAPALRDIEDYSRILDACGKNKKYGVGLSICMGERDPSLNEGIEFAKKYRESLVKGIEWIKKEGSTELDNIQYIYTNDKAKKSLMGTIASIGLELEILDPQKPVITISKMHDIVKISGRTTMEMIKKGVNLGYALSEAAKSFNGAGGGHNIAAGAVVPFKEMDNFTDIVDEIVGTQIKQ; encoded by the coding sequence ATGACCCAAGAAGCGCAGCACTCCTTGTTAAATAGGGCTGACGAAGCCTGCTCCCTCATAAAAGAGCATATAGAAAAGGATCATATTGTGAGAATTATCTCTCACAATGATTCTGACGGATTATCCGCCGCTGGGGTAATGTGCAATGCAATATCCAAACAGGGCGGAAAATTCCATGCTACAATAGTTCCAAGACTTAAAGAGGAATTTATAAAAAAACTCCGGCAGGAAAGATATAAATTATTTGTTTTCTGCGATATGGGAAGCCCATATCCTCAACTTATAAGTAAATTTAAAGCAGATTCAGTTATTGCTGATCATCATCAGGTTTTATCAGAGGATGAAGAAAAATACGACAATGTGGTTCATGTTAATCCACATCTATTTGGATTAGACGGTACACGCGATATAAGCGCCTCTGGAGTATCATATCTATCTGTAAAAGGAATGAACAATGTAGATCTTTCAGGACTCGCCCTTGTCGGCGCCTTTGGAGATATGCAGTGTCAGGAAGAAATTACAGGCGTAAACAGGATGATACTCGATGAAGGCCTTAATGCAGGGGTCATTGAGGAGCGTGAAGACCTTAAAATAACATATAAAAGAGAAGAGCCCATCTATAAATCGCTTGCATATACATTTAATCCTGCCTTAAAAGGGATTTCAGGGGATCCAGAAGGAGCTAAAGCATTCTTACAGGATCATGGTTTATCCTACGGGATTAAATTTGAAGACCTGAGTAATGAAGAAAGGGATATTCTCAAAGAAGAGCTGATCAAGGTAAATCCCAAAATATTCAGCAAAACCTACAGCGTTCCAGATGAAGCGCCTGCTCTAAGAGATATTGAAGATTATTCCAGAATCCTGGATGCCTGCGGTAAAAATAAAAAGTACGGTGTTGGATTAAGCATCTGCATGGGCGAAAGAGACCCATCACTTAATGAGGGAATTGAATTTGCCAAAAAATACAGGGAAAGCCTGGTTAAAGGAATAGAATGGATCAAAAAGGAAGGATCCACCGAGCTTGACAATATACAGTATATCTACACAAATGATAAAGCTAAAAAAAGTTTAATGGGCACAATAGCAAGTATAGGGCTTGAACTCGAGATTTTAGATCCCCAAAAACCTGTGATCACCATATCCAAGATGCATGACATTGTGAAAATATCTGGAAGAACCACAATGGAAATGATTAAAAAAGGAGTAAACCTCGGCTATGCCCTTAGTGAAGCTGCAAAAAGCTTTAATGGAGCTGGTGGTGGCCATAATATTGCTGCAGGCGCCGTTGTACCCTTTAAAGAAATGGATAACTTTACAGATATTGTTGATGAGATAGTTGGAACTCAGATAAAACAGTAA
- a CDS encoding DUF2193 domain-containing protein — translation MADIYDKMVNEALAAQRADVNTVKKYRGQEFKMEHTKAYVDVANKMEAIDGQSEAVINLHVDSINNHFDILSSLTDSVRPEDDPFVEHYQTPAILEILYEEDDDFKKSVDKFIDVIGKSEDIIGLDSVRRYSGFYGPTCVVDFAMIPGSSSNVVNRILKKTDIPDDHKRTILAAKSWGMNTSYGIGEIFANKVEEGVTVSEAIKEEIEMVKSIYETPVDAQAKLMDSLGHESFDVRKYMAKYKENMKGTVMDAVEDGVHYGNIVTVPAYCVGDISHHISQSTYNMCKDDVIMAIIEATTDVMESTLKNAMSNIKSEYQLLSVATGSAACAVEYILELDGFNAPTVVELLTRRFHNYVQLYPTRGAAAELHNCDFMDTIYRGWKSLDKARRMRNGSEGKLEPDVAGFKVDLDPVDKNEVIMNPQRYTYPACAITVRFSSLMRLADYPCLITSEPITATMMTNIIALHKETPASPVRACKNCASACLVDFRHSYCQWKEAV, via the coding sequence ATGGCAGATATTTATGATAAAATGGTAAACGAGGCTCTTGCAGCTCAAAGAGCAGATGTAAATACTGTGAAAAAATATAGAGGACAGGAATTTAAAATGGAACATACAAAAGCTTATGTCGATGTTGCAAATAAGATGGAAGCCATTGACGGACAAAGTGAAGCGGTAATAAACCTCCATGTAGATTCTATTAACAATCATTTTGACATTCTAAGTAGCCTTACTGATTCTGTAAGACCAGAGGATGATCCTTTTGTAGAACATTACCAGACACCAGCGATACTTGAGATATTATACGAAGAAGACGATGACTTTAAAAAAAGCGTTGATAAGTTTATAGATGTTATTGGGAAATCCGAAGATATTATAGGGCTTGACTCTGTAAGAAGGTATTCTGGATTTTATGGGCCTACATGTGTTGTTGATTTCGCCATGATTCCTGGAAGTAGCAGTAATGTGGTAAATAGGATATTGAAAAAGACAGATATACCCGATGATCATAAAAGGACCATATTGGCTGCAAAATCATGGGGAATGAACACATCTTACGGTATAGGTGAAATATTTGCAAATAAGGTAGAAGAAGGCGTAACAGTTAGTGAGGCCATAAAAGAAGAAATAGAAATGGTTAAATCCATATATGAAACTCCTGTGGATGCCCAGGCAAAATTAATGGACTCATTAGGTCATGAATCATTTGATGTAAGGAAATACATGGCAAAATACAAAGAAAACATGAAAGGAACTGTTATGGATGCTGTAGAAGACGGGGTACATTATGGAAACATAGTTACTGTCCCTGCTTACTGTGTTGGTGATATATCTCACCATATATCTCAATCAACCTATAACATGTGTAAAGATGATGTTATAATGGCCATAATTGAAGCTACAACTGATGTGATGGAATCAACCCTTAAAAATGCCATGAGCAACATTAAAAGTGAATATCAATTATTATCAGTAGCTACAGGGTCTGCTGCATGTGCAGTGGAATATATACTGGAATTGGATGGATTTAACGCCCCAACAGTGGTTGAGCTGCTTACAAGAAGATTCCACAATTATGTGCAGCTATATCCCACAAGAGGAGCTGCAGCAGAACTTCACAACTGTGACTTTATGGACACCATTTACAGAGGATGGAAAAGCCTGGATAAGGCAAGAAGAATGAGAAATGGAAGTGAAGGAAAATTAGAACCAGATGTAGCAGGATTTAAAGTAGATTTAGATCCAGTAGATAAAAATGAAGTTATAATGAATCCTCAAAGATACACATATCCCGCATGCGCTATAACAGTTCGATTCTCCTCTTTAATGAGATTGGCTGATTATCCTTGCCTGATTACCAGTGAACCAATAACTGCTACCATGATGACCAACATTATAGCCCTGCACAAAGAAACTCCTGCATCCCCAGTCAGGGCATGTAAAAATTGTGCTTCAGCATGTCTCGTTGATTTCAGACACAGTTACTGCCAGTGGAAAGAAGCAGTATAA
- a CDS encoding XTP/dITP diphosphatase — translation MITFITGNEHKVKEARGIFEKFGIELEHIDLGYPEIQGSLEDVARYGAEYAAGKLKGPVIVEDAGLFIRALNWFPGTYSSYVQETLRNKGILKLMNDVEDRYAEFRSVIGYCTPKSEPEIFLGLVSGHIAYEERGNHGFAYDPLFIPEGFNKTFGELTRVEKNEFSHRRKSLEKFASWLNSTSD, via the coding sequence ATCATTACATTTATAACAGGTAACGAACACAAAGTTAAAGAAGCCAGAGGAATTTTTGAAAAATTTGGCATAGAACTTGAGCATATCGATCTTGGATACCCTGAAATACAGGGATCTCTTGAAGATGTGGCCAGATACGGCGCAGAATATGCTGCAGGTAAACTTAAAGGACCAGTCATAGTAGAAGATGCCGGTCTTTTTATAAGAGCCTTGAACTGGTTTCCAGGAACATATTCTTCCTACGTGCAGGAAACTCTTAGAAATAAAGGCATTTTAAAGCTCATGAATGATGTTGAAGACAGATACGCCGAGTTCAGGTCGGTTATTGGGTATTGCACGCCCAAATCCGAACCCGAGATTTTTTTAGGCCTTGTCAGTGGACATATAGCATACGAAGAGCGTGGAAATCATGGCTTTGCCTATGATCCGCTTTTTATTCCAGAAGGTTTTAATAAAACTTTTGGAGAGCTTACAAGAGTAGAAAAAAATGAATTTTCTCACAGAAGAAAGTCACTTGAAAAATTTGCATCATGGTTAAATTCAACAAGTGACTAG
- a CDS encoding bifunctional N(6)-L-threonylcarbamoyladenine synthase/serine/threonine protein kinase, which produces MICIGIEGTAEKTGVGIVDDEGNILASCGKQLIPESGGIHPREAAEHHAASIVPLIKDALAESKLDIDDIDLVAFSRGPGLGPALRTTATAARSLAISLNVPIVGVNHCLGHVEIGKLTTGAEDPVSLYVSGGNTQVIAYESERYRVFGETLDIAMGNCLDQFAREVGLGHPGGPKVEEHAKNADEYIKLPYAVKGMDLSFSGVLTAAIRKYESGAPLDDVCYSLQETAFSMLVEVTERALAHTKKQEVMLCGGVAANSRLREMVSIMAEEHFADFYMPPIKYCGDNGAMIAWMGQLMYKHGLTQHIEDTTVIQKYRTDMVDVPWMKSSTKHLQLPAEIAEKGAEANLYESNWLNHNAFIKERIPKSYRIPEIDHHLRKKRTKKEAKLLSEAKSCGVTTPLIYDINKAIYSLTLQKVDGKMIKDVFEDVSIDEIKKISRKIGKDIAKLHNCGIIHGDLTTSNLILKDEKIVFIDFGLGKNSDLVEDKGVDLLVFKKAISGIHYKIADICFDEILKGYKIADNYQEIIQKIGEVEGRGRYTVNSL; this is translated from the coding sequence TTGATATGTATTGGAATTGAAGGAACCGCGGAAAAAACAGGCGTTGGAATCGTCGATGACGAAGGAAATATCCTCGCATCTTGTGGAAAACAGTTAATCCCAGAAAGTGGAGGAATACACCCCAGAGAAGCAGCTGAACACCATGCTGCTTCAATAGTCCCACTAATAAAAGATGCGCTTGCCGAATCAAAATTAGATATCGATGACATAGACCTTGTTGCGTTTTCACGCGGGCCGGGACTTGGCCCTGCACTTAGAACCACTGCAACTGCTGCAAGATCACTTGCAATCTCATTAAATGTTCCTATTGTTGGAGTTAACCACTGCTTGGGACATGTTGAAATAGGAAAGCTTACAACTGGTGCTGAAGATCCTGTATCACTTTATGTGAGTGGGGGAAATACTCAAGTAATTGCCTATGAATCTGAAAGATACAGAGTTTTTGGAGAAACCCTGGACATTGCCATGGGGAATTGTCTTGACCAGTTTGCACGTGAAGTTGGGCTTGGACATCCTGGCGGCCCGAAAGTCGAAGAACACGCGAAGAATGCAGATGAATACATAAAACTTCCCTATGCTGTTAAAGGAATGGATCTCTCTTTTTCAGGAGTTCTTACTGCAGCTATAAGGAAATATGAATCAGGAGCTCCACTGGATGATGTTTGCTACAGTTTACAGGAAACCGCCTTTTCAATGCTTGTTGAGGTCACAGAACGTGCTTTGGCCCATACAAAGAAACAAGAAGTAATGTTATGCGGTGGAGTTGCAGCAAATTCCCGATTACGTGAAATGGTCAGTATTATGGCAGAAGAACATTTTGCAGATTTTTATATGCCCCCCATAAAGTACTGTGGTGATAATGGCGCTATGATTGCCTGGATGGGCCAATTAATGTATAAACATGGATTAACACAGCATATAGAAGATACAACAGTGATCCAGAAGTACAGGACGGACATGGTGGATGTTCCATGGATGAAATCCTCCACAAAACATCTGCAATTACCTGCTGAAATTGCAGAAAAAGGAGCTGAAGCCAATCTCTATGAAAGTAACTGGCTGAATCATAATGCTTTCATTAAAGAAAGAATCCCTAAAAGCTACAGAATTCCCGAAATCGACCACCATTTAAGGAAGAAGAGAACAAAAAAAGAAGCCAAGCTTTTAAGCGAAGCCAAGAGCTGTGGAGTAACAACCCCGCTAATTTATGATATAAATAAAGCCATATACTCGCTAACGCTCCAAAAAGTTGATGGAAAGATGATTAAAGATGTTTTTGAAGATGTTTCAATTGATGAAATTAAAAAGATCTCCAGAAAAATTGGCAAGGACATAGCGAAGTTACATAATTGTGGTATAATTCACGGTGACCTCACAACATCTAATTTAATTTTAAAAGATGAGAAAATTGTCTTTATAGATTTTGGGCTTGGAAAAAATTCTGATTTAGTTGAAGATAAAGGAGTTGACCTTCTGGTATTTAAAAAAGCAATTTCAGGGATTCATTATAAAATTGCAGATATATGTTTTGATGAAATTTTAAAAGGATATAAAATCGCTGATAACTACCAGGAAATAATTCAAAAAATTGGAGAAGTTGAAGGGAGGGGTAGGTACACTGTAAACTCGTTATAA
- a CDS encoding undecaprenyl-diphosphate phosphatase, translating to MDITQILTGIIIGTVQGLTEFLPVSSSAHLVFMHELTGFAPNLAFDTVLHIGSLVAVIGYFWKDVVQLLKSFVSSLMDIPRRQFKNEIKEDQFKKLTWFIIIGTIPAGLAGVFLEDFFESLFSDITAVAFFLLITGFLLWGSERISKRTLKKSSLKEMNIKNSLLIGIAQACAIAPGISRSGATISTGLFLGLERDLAARYSFLLSIPAILGAALVQVKDISTGLDINASAFIAGFIAAAISGYLAIKLMLKLVKERSLLFFAYYCWIVGAFVLILTLVF from the coding sequence ATGGATATTACACAGATTTTAACAGGAATCATCATAGGGACAGTTCAGGGACTAACTGAATTTTTACCAGTAAGCAGTTCAGCACACCTTGTATTCATGCATGAACTCACAGGATTCGCGCCTAATTTAGCTTTTGACACTGTATTACACATAGGAAGTCTTGTAGCAGTAATTGGGTACTTCTGGAAAGATGTAGTACAATTATTAAAGTCATTCGTCTCCAGTTTAATGGATATACCTCGCCGTCAGTTTAAAAATGAAATTAAAGAAGATCAATTTAAAAAACTGACATGGTTCATAATTATTGGTACAATACCTGCCGGATTAGCCGGAGTATTTCTCGAAGATTTCTTTGAAAGTTTGTTCAGCGATATAACAGCTGTAGCATTCTTTTTGCTTATTACCGGTTTCCTGCTTTGGGGATCAGAAAGAATATCAAAAAGAACTCTAAAGAAGAGTAGTTTAAAGGAAATGAATATTAAAAACTCCCTATTAATAGGTATTGCTCAAGCATGCGCCATTGCTCCAGGCATATCTCGTTCGGGGGCTACAATCTCTACAGGGTTATTTTTAGGTCTTGAAAGAGATTTAGCGGCACGTTACAGCTTTTTACTTTCCATACCTGCAATTTTAGGAGCAGCCTTAGTTCAGGTAAAAGATATAAGTACAGGTTTAGACATTAACGCAAGTGCCTTTATAGCTGGTTTTATCGCAGCAGCAATATCCGGTTATTTAGCCATTAAATTGATGTTAAAATTAGTAAAAGAAAGAAGTTTACTGTTCTTTGCTTATTACTGCTGGATCGTTGGTGCTTTTGTTTTAATTTTAACTTTAGTATTCTAA